From one Lasioglossum baleicum chromosome 11, iyLasBale1, whole genome shotgun sequence genomic stretch:
- the Sw gene encoding cytoplasmic dynein 1 intermediate chain short wing isoform X6, with protein sequence MMSDRKAELERKKAKLQAIREEKERRKREKEMKDVEEATVRAAGTDKDHRKELDAMLSSLGVAPVSDVLSSLSSMNSLTPEQSANATPDASLQPSSINSAQSSAGRRKNRELTIVSVAHTNIPPKEPVLYNKQTQTIQTTHTSHDGLSASSSAYTIYSSCSTSTPTHSYSAGYFEIDWWRPRKDEYNLNPGLEWEDEFAVLTFDDGQAEDEENSLPHMDGFQSKLPPGILPHGLPQVKEVQPAVTQVEQEKEKEIPKEVRELSEEEKQMIILSEDFQRFFDRTSRIVERALGESVDIYTDYAGNMDGEDGMDEKSHQRLWLNRSFFCDRWSRNRCVTSMDWSPQFPELLVASYNNNDDIPNDPDGVCLVWNTKFKKTTPEFIFHCQSPVLSVTFAKFHPNLILGGTYSGQIVLWDNRVQKRTPIQRTPLSANAHTHPVYCLNVVGAQNAHNLISISTDGKMCSWSLDMLSQPQERLELTTKQSKPIASTCLAFPQGDVNNFVVGSEEGTVYSACRHGTKAGVLETYEGHQGPVTGVSAHAEQAGIDFSHLFLTSSIDWTIKLWSLKENKPLYSFEHNGDYVYDVAWSPTHPALFAAVDDSGRLDLWNLNQDTEVPTASIMIDGCPALNRVSWTPSGLHVTVGDDTGKIWVYDVPEHLAHPRIDEWNKFLYTQQELRNNKADEELHKLNLRDQRP encoded by the exons ATGATGTCGGATCGAAAAGCTGAACTGGAAAGGAAGAAGGCGAAGCTTCAAGCTATTAGAGAAGAAAAGGAGAGACGCAAGAGAGAAAAGGAAATGAAagat GTTGAGGAAGCTACGGTTCGTGCTGCTGGAACGGATAAAGATCACCGCAAGGAACTGGATGCTATGCTATCATCATTAGGTGTAGCTCCAGTGTCAG ATGTATTATCCAGTTTATCTAGTATGAATTCACTAACTCCAGAACAAAGCGCTAATGCTACTCCTGATGCTAGCTTACAACCATCTAGTATAAATTCTGCTCAAAG CAGTGCAGGAAGGAGAAAAAACCGTGAACTTACTATTGTCTCTGTGGCACATACTAATATTCCACCAAAGGAACCAGTGCTCTATAACAAACAAACTCAAACAATTCAGACAACGCACACATCTCATGACG GACTGTCCGCATCTTCTTCCGCATACACCATCTACTCCTCCTGTTCAACATCAACACCAACTCACTCTTACTCCGCAGGCTACTTTGAGATTGACTGGTGGCGTCCCAGGAAAG ACGAGTACAATCTAAATCCTGGTTTAGAATGGGAAGACGAATTCGCAG TTTTGACATTTGATGATGGCCAAGCTGAAGATGAAGAGAACAGTTTGCCGCATATGGATGGTTTCCAAAGTAAGCTTCCACCTGGGATTCTTCCGCATGGTTTGCCACAAGTGAAAGAAGTGCAGCCCGCCGTTACGCAAGtggagcaagaaaaagaaaaagagattcCTAAAGAAG TACGAGAACTTAGTGAAGAGGAGAAACAAATGATTATATTGTCCGAAGATTTCCAACGATTTTTTGATCGCACTAGTCGTATTGTAGAAAGGGCATTAGGCGAATCAGTCGACATTTATACGGATTATGCTGGAAATATGGATGGAGAGGATGGAAT GGATGAGAAAAGCCACCAGCGTTTATGGTTGAATCGATCGTTCTTTTGTGATCGATGGTCTCGTAATCGATGTGTAACATCAATGGATTGGTCACCTCAATTTCCAGAACTCCTCGTAGCCTCTTACAACAATAACGACGATATTCCGAATGATCCAGATGGAGTTTGTTTAGTTTGGAATACAAAGTTCAAGAAAACAACGCcagaatttatttttcattgtcagTCCCCAGTTTTATCGGTCACGTTTGCTAAATTTCATCCGAATCTAATCTTAGGAGGAACTTATTCCGGACAAATTGTCCTCTGGGATAATCGAGTGCAAAAGAGAACCCCTATTCAACGAACTCCGCTATCGGCAAATGCGCACACA CATCCCGTGTATTGCTTAAACGTTGTTGGAGCACAAAACGCACACAACTTGATAAGCATTTCAACTGATGGAAAAATGTGTTCCTGGAGTTTAGATATGTTATCGCAACCTCAAGAAAGACTTGAATTGACAACTAAACAGTCAAAACCCATCGCTTCTACTTGTTTAGCATTTCCACAAGGTGATGTTAATAATTTCGTTGTAGGCAGTGAAGAAGGAACTGTTTACTCAG CTTGTCGTCATGGCACGAAAGCGGGAGTACTAGAAACGTATGAGGGGCATCAAGGACCAGTTACTGGAGTCAGTGCGCACGCGGAACAAGCTGGAATAGATTTTTCCCACTTGTTCTTAACATCGTCCATTGATTGGACAATTAAGTTGTGGAGTCTCAAAGAAAATAAACCTCTATACTCTTTCGAACATAATGGCGACTACGTATATGACGTAGCTTGGTCTCCAACTCATCCGGCGCTGTTTGCCGCTGTAGATGACTCAGGAAGATTGGATTTATGGAATCTTAATCAAGACACAGAAGTACCTACCGCCAGTATCATGATTGATGGGTGTCCAGCTCTTAACAGAGTTTCGTGGACTCCAAGTGGTTTACATGTAACTGTAGGTGACGATACTGGAAAAATTTGGGTGTATGACGTTCCTGAG CATTTAGCGCATCCAAGAATTGATGAgtggaataaatttttatatacgCAACAAGAGTTGAGGAACAACAAAGCAGATGAAGAGTTACATAAACTTAATCTTAGGGACCAGCGGCCTTAA
- the Sw gene encoding cytoplasmic dynein 1 intermediate chain short wing isoform X14, with amino-acid sequence MMSDRKAELERKKAKLQAIREEKERRKREKEMKDVEEATVRAAGTDKDHRKELDAMLSSLGVAPVSDVLSSLSSMNSLTPEQSANATPDASLQPSSINSAQSSAGRRKNRELTIVSVAHTNIPPKEPVLYNKQTQTIQTTHTSHDGYFEIDWWRPRKGGSAPNYLSHAFDYYDEYNLNPGLEWEDEFAVLTFDDGQAEDEENSLPHMDGFQSKLPPGILPHGLPQVKEVQPAVTQVEQEKEKEIPKEVRELSEEEKQMIILSEDFQRFFDRTSRIVERALGESVDIYTDYAGNMDGEDGMDEKSHQRLWLNRSFFCDRWSRNRCVTSMDWSPQFPELLVASYNNNDDIPNDPDGVCLVWNTKFKKTTPEFIFHCQSPVLSVTFAKFHPNLILGGTYSGQIVLWDNRVQKRTPIQRTPLSANAHTHPVYCLNVVGAQNAHNLISISTDGKMCSWSLDMLSQPQERLELTTKQSKPIASTCLAFPQGDVNNFVVGSEEGTVYSACRHGTKAGVLETYEGHQGPVTGVSAHAEQAGIDFSHLFLTSSIDWTIKLWSLKENKPLYSFEHNGDYVYDVAWSPTHPALFAAVDDSGRLDLWNLNQDTEVPTASIMIDGCPALNRVSWTPSGLHVTVGDDTGKIWVYDVPEHLAHPRIDEWNKFLYTQQELRNNKADEELHKLNLRDQRP; translated from the exons ATGATGTCGGATCGAAAAGCTGAACTGGAAAGGAAGAAGGCGAAGCTTCAAGCTATTAGAGAAGAAAAGGAGAGACGCAAGAGAGAAAAGGAAATGAAagat GTTGAGGAAGCTACGGTTCGTGCTGCTGGAACGGATAAAGATCACCGCAAGGAACTGGATGCTATGCTATCATCATTAGGTGTAGCTCCAGTGTCAG ATGTATTATCCAGTTTATCTAGTATGAATTCACTAACTCCAGAACAAAGCGCTAATGCTACTCCTGATGCTAGCTTACAACCATCTAGTATAAATTCTGCTCAAAG CAGTGCAGGAAGGAGAAAAAACCGTGAACTTACTATTGTCTCTGTGGCACATACTAATATTCCACCAAAGGAACCAGTGCTCTATAACAAACAAACTCAAACAATTCAGACAACGCACACATCTCATGACG GCTACTTTGAGATTGACTGGTGGCGTCCCAGGAAAGGTGGGTCTGCACCAAACTACCTAT CTCATGCATTCGACTATTACG ACGAGTACAATCTAAATCCTGGTTTAGAATGGGAAGACGAATTCGCAG TTTTGACATTTGATGATGGCCAAGCTGAAGATGAAGAGAACAGTTTGCCGCATATGGATGGTTTCCAAAGTAAGCTTCCACCTGGGATTCTTCCGCATGGTTTGCCACAAGTGAAAGAAGTGCAGCCCGCCGTTACGCAAGtggagcaagaaaaagaaaaagagattcCTAAAGAAG TACGAGAACTTAGTGAAGAGGAGAAACAAATGATTATATTGTCCGAAGATTTCCAACGATTTTTTGATCGCACTAGTCGTATTGTAGAAAGGGCATTAGGCGAATCAGTCGACATTTATACGGATTATGCTGGAAATATGGATGGAGAGGATGGAAT GGATGAGAAAAGCCACCAGCGTTTATGGTTGAATCGATCGTTCTTTTGTGATCGATGGTCTCGTAATCGATGTGTAACATCAATGGATTGGTCACCTCAATTTCCAGAACTCCTCGTAGCCTCTTACAACAATAACGACGATATTCCGAATGATCCAGATGGAGTTTGTTTAGTTTGGAATACAAAGTTCAAGAAAACAACGCcagaatttatttttcattgtcagTCCCCAGTTTTATCGGTCACGTTTGCTAAATTTCATCCGAATCTAATCTTAGGAGGAACTTATTCCGGACAAATTGTCCTCTGGGATAATCGAGTGCAAAAGAGAACCCCTATTCAACGAACTCCGCTATCGGCAAATGCGCACACA CATCCCGTGTATTGCTTAAACGTTGTTGGAGCACAAAACGCACACAACTTGATAAGCATTTCAACTGATGGAAAAATGTGTTCCTGGAGTTTAGATATGTTATCGCAACCTCAAGAAAGACTTGAATTGACAACTAAACAGTCAAAACCCATCGCTTCTACTTGTTTAGCATTTCCACAAGGTGATGTTAATAATTTCGTTGTAGGCAGTGAAGAAGGAACTGTTTACTCAG CTTGTCGTCATGGCACGAAAGCGGGAGTACTAGAAACGTATGAGGGGCATCAAGGACCAGTTACTGGAGTCAGTGCGCACGCGGAACAAGCTGGAATAGATTTTTCCCACTTGTTCTTAACATCGTCCATTGATTGGACAATTAAGTTGTGGAGTCTCAAAGAAAATAAACCTCTATACTCTTTCGAACATAATGGCGACTACGTATATGACGTAGCTTGGTCTCCAACTCATCCGGCGCTGTTTGCCGCTGTAGATGACTCAGGAAGATTGGATTTATGGAATCTTAATCAAGACACAGAAGTACCTACCGCCAGTATCATGATTGATGGGTGTCCAGCTCTTAACAGAGTTTCGTGGACTCCAAGTGGTTTACATGTAACTGTAGGTGACGATACTGGAAAAATTTGGGTGTATGACGTTCCTGAG CATTTAGCGCATCCAAGAATTGATGAgtggaataaatttttatatacgCAACAAGAGTTGAGGAACAACAAAGCAGATGAAGAGTTACATAAACTTAATCTTAGGGACCAGCGGCCTTAA
- the Sw gene encoding cytoplasmic dynein 1 intermediate chain short wing isoform X5 has product MMSDRKAELERKKAKLQAIREEKERRKREKEMKDVEEATVRAAGTDKDHRKELDAMLSSLGVAPVSDVLSSLSSMNSLTPEQSANATPDASLQPSSINSAQSSAGRRKNRELTIVSVAHTNIPPKEPVLYNKQTQTIQTTHTSHDGLSASSSAYTIYSSCSTSTPTHSYSAGYFEIDWWRPRKGGSAPNYLYEYNLNPGLEWEDEFAAEDEENSLPHMDGFQSKLPPGILPHGLPQVKEVQPAVTQVEQEKEKEIPKEVRELSEEEKQMIILSEDFQRFFDRTSRIVERALGESVDIYTDYAGNMDGEDGMDEKSHQRLWLNRSFFCDRWSRNRCVTSMDWSPQFPELLVASYNNNDDIPNDPDGVCLVWNTKFKKTTPEFIFHCQSPVLSVTFAKFHPNLILGGTYSGQIVLWDNRVQKRTPIQRTPLSANAHTHPVYCLNVVGAQNAHNLISISTDGKMCSWSLDMLSQPQERLELTTKQSKPIASTCLAFPQGDVNNFVVGSEEGTVYSACRHGTKAGVLETYEGHQGPVTGVSAHAEQAGIDFSHLFLTSSIDWTIKLWSLKENKPLYSFEHNGDYVYDVAWSPTHPALFAAVDDSGRLDLWNLNQDTEVPTASIMIDGCPALNRVSWTPSGLHVTVGDDTGKIWVYDVPEHLAHPRIDEWNKFLYTQQELRNNKADEELHKLNLRDQRP; this is encoded by the exons ATGATGTCGGATCGAAAAGCTGAACTGGAAAGGAAGAAGGCGAAGCTTCAAGCTATTAGAGAAGAAAAGGAGAGACGCAAGAGAGAAAAGGAAATGAAagat GTTGAGGAAGCTACGGTTCGTGCTGCTGGAACGGATAAAGATCACCGCAAGGAACTGGATGCTATGCTATCATCATTAGGTGTAGCTCCAGTGTCAG ATGTATTATCCAGTTTATCTAGTATGAATTCACTAACTCCAGAACAAAGCGCTAATGCTACTCCTGATGCTAGCTTACAACCATCTAGTATAAATTCTGCTCAAAG CAGTGCAGGAAGGAGAAAAAACCGTGAACTTACTATTGTCTCTGTGGCACATACTAATATTCCACCAAAGGAACCAGTGCTCTATAACAAACAAACTCAAACAATTCAGACAACGCACACATCTCATGACG GACTGTCCGCATCTTCTTCCGCATACACCATCTACTCCTCCTGTTCAACATCAACACCAACTCACTCTTACTCCGCAGGCTACTTTGAGATTGACTGGTGGCGTCCCAGGAAAGGTGGGTCTGCACCAAACTACCTAT ACGAGTACAATCTAAATCCTGGTTTAGAATGGGAAGACGAATTCGCAG CTGAAGATGAAGAGAACAGTTTGCCGCATATGGATGGTTTCCAAAGTAAGCTTCCACCTGGGATTCTTCCGCATGGTTTGCCACAAGTGAAAGAAGTGCAGCCCGCCGTTACGCAAGtggagcaagaaaaagaaaaagagattcCTAAAGAAG TACGAGAACTTAGTGAAGAGGAGAAACAAATGATTATATTGTCCGAAGATTTCCAACGATTTTTTGATCGCACTAGTCGTATTGTAGAAAGGGCATTAGGCGAATCAGTCGACATTTATACGGATTATGCTGGAAATATGGATGGAGAGGATGGAAT GGATGAGAAAAGCCACCAGCGTTTATGGTTGAATCGATCGTTCTTTTGTGATCGATGGTCTCGTAATCGATGTGTAACATCAATGGATTGGTCACCTCAATTTCCAGAACTCCTCGTAGCCTCTTACAACAATAACGACGATATTCCGAATGATCCAGATGGAGTTTGTTTAGTTTGGAATACAAAGTTCAAGAAAACAACGCcagaatttatttttcattgtcagTCCCCAGTTTTATCGGTCACGTTTGCTAAATTTCATCCGAATCTAATCTTAGGAGGAACTTATTCCGGACAAATTGTCCTCTGGGATAATCGAGTGCAAAAGAGAACCCCTATTCAACGAACTCCGCTATCGGCAAATGCGCACACA CATCCCGTGTATTGCTTAAACGTTGTTGGAGCACAAAACGCACACAACTTGATAAGCATTTCAACTGATGGAAAAATGTGTTCCTGGAGTTTAGATATGTTATCGCAACCTCAAGAAAGACTTGAATTGACAACTAAACAGTCAAAACCCATCGCTTCTACTTGTTTAGCATTTCCACAAGGTGATGTTAATAATTTCGTTGTAGGCAGTGAAGAAGGAACTGTTTACTCAG CTTGTCGTCATGGCACGAAAGCGGGAGTACTAGAAACGTATGAGGGGCATCAAGGACCAGTTACTGGAGTCAGTGCGCACGCGGAACAAGCTGGAATAGATTTTTCCCACTTGTTCTTAACATCGTCCATTGATTGGACAATTAAGTTGTGGAGTCTCAAAGAAAATAAACCTCTATACTCTTTCGAACATAATGGCGACTACGTATATGACGTAGCTTGGTCTCCAACTCATCCGGCGCTGTTTGCCGCTGTAGATGACTCAGGAAGATTGGATTTATGGAATCTTAATCAAGACACAGAAGTACCTACCGCCAGTATCATGATTGATGGGTGTCCAGCTCTTAACAGAGTTTCGTGGACTCCAAGTGGTTTACATGTAACTGTAGGTGACGATACTGGAAAAATTTGGGTGTATGACGTTCCTGAG CATTTAGCGCATCCAAGAATTGATGAgtggaataaatttttatatacgCAACAAGAGTTGAGGAACAACAAAGCAGATGAAGAGTTACATAAACTTAATCTTAGGGACCAGCGGCCTTAA
- the Sw gene encoding cytoplasmic dynein 1 intermediate chain short wing isoform X1 encodes MMSDRKAELERKKAKLQAIREEKERRKREKEMKDVEEATVRAAGTDKDHRKELDAMLSSLGVAPVSDVLSSLSSMNSLTPEQSANATPDASLQPSSINSAQSSAGRRKNRELTIVSVAHTNIPPKEPVLYNKQTQTIQTTHTSHDGLSASSSAYTIYSSCSTSTPTHSYSAGYFEIDWWRPRKGGSAPNYLSHAFDYYDEYNLNPGLEWEDEFAVLTFDDGQAEDEENSLPHMDGFQSKLPPGILPHGLPQVKEVQPAVTQVEQEKEKEIPKEVRELSEEEKQMIILSEDFQRFFDRTSRIVERALGESVDIYTDYAGNMDGEDGMDEKSHQRLWLNRSFFCDRWSRNRCVTSMDWSPQFPELLVASYNNNDDIPNDPDGVCLVWNTKFKKTTPEFIFHCQSPVLSVTFAKFHPNLILGGTYSGQIVLWDNRVQKRTPIQRTPLSANAHTHPVYCLNVVGAQNAHNLISISTDGKMCSWSLDMLSQPQERLELTTKQSKPIASTCLAFPQGDVNNFVVGSEEGTVYSACRHGTKAGVLETYEGHQGPVTGVSAHAEQAGIDFSHLFLTSSIDWTIKLWSLKENKPLYSFEHNGDYVYDVAWSPTHPALFAAVDDSGRLDLWNLNQDTEVPTASIMIDGCPALNRVSWTPSGLHVTVGDDTGKIWVYDVPEHLAHPRIDEWNKFLYTQQELRNNKADEELHKLNLRDQRP; translated from the exons ATGATGTCGGATCGAAAAGCTGAACTGGAAAGGAAGAAGGCGAAGCTTCAAGCTATTAGAGAAGAAAAGGAGAGACGCAAGAGAGAAAAGGAAATGAAagat GTTGAGGAAGCTACGGTTCGTGCTGCTGGAACGGATAAAGATCACCGCAAGGAACTGGATGCTATGCTATCATCATTAGGTGTAGCTCCAGTGTCAG ATGTATTATCCAGTTTATCTAGTATGAATTCACTAACTCCAGAACAAAGCGCTAATGCTACTCCTGATGCTAGCTTACAACCATCTAGTATAAATTCTGCTCAAAG CAGTGCAGGAAGGAGAAAAAACCGTGAACTTACTATTGTCTCTGTGGCACATACTAATATTCCACCAAAGGAACCAGTGCTCTATAACAAACAAACTCAAACAATTCAGACAACGCACACATCTCATGACG GACTGTCCGCATCTTCTTCCGCATACACCATCTACTCCTCCTGTTCAACATCAACACCAACTCACTCTTACTCCGCAGGCTACTTTGAGATTGACTGGTGGCGTCCCAGGAAAGGTGGGTCTGCACCAAACTACCTAT CTCATGCATTCGACTATTACG ACGAGTACAATCTAAATCCTGGTTTAGAATGGGAAGACGAATTCGCAG TTTTGACATTTGATGATGGCCAAGCTGAAGATGAAGAGAACAGTTTGCCGCATATGGATGGTTTCCAAAGTAAGCTTCCACCTGGGATTCTTCCGCATGGTTTGCCACAAGTGAAAGAAGTGCAGCCCGCCGTTACGCAAGtggagcaagaaaaagaaaaagagattcCTAAAGAAG TACGAGAACTTAGTGAAGAGGAGAAACAAATGATTATATTGTCCGAAGATTTCCAACGATTTTTTGATCGCACTAGTCGTATTGTAGAAAGGGCATTAGGCGAATCAGTCGACATTTATACGGATTATGCTGGAAATATGGATGGAGAGGATGGAAT GGATGAGAAAAGCCACCAGCGTTTATGGTTGAATCGATCGTTCTTTTGTGATCGATGGTCTCGTAATCGATGTGTAACATCAATGGATTGGTCACCTCAATTTCCAGAACTCCTCGTAGCCTCTTACAACAATAACGACGATATTCCGAATGATCCAGATGGAGTTTGTTTAGTTTGGAATACAAAGTTCAAGAAAACAACGCcagaatttatttttcattgtcagTCCCCAGTTTTATCGGTCACGTTTGCTAAATTTCATCCGAATCTAATCTTAGGAGGAACTTATTCCGGACAAATTGTCCTCTGGGATAATCGAGTGCAAAAGAGAACCCCTATTCAACGAACTCCGCTATCGGCAAATGCGCACACA CATCCCGTGTATTGCTTAAACGTTGTTGGAGCACAAAACGCACACAACTTGATAAGCATTTCAACTGATGGAAAAATGTGTTCCTGGAGTTTAGATATGTTATCGCAACCTCAAGAAAGACTTGAATTGACAACTAAACAGTCAAAACCCATCGCTTCTACTTGTTTAGCATTTCCACAAGGTGATGTTAATAATTTCGTTGTAGGCAGTGAAGAAGGAACTGTTTACTCAG CTTGTCGTCATGGCACGAAAGCGGGAGTACTAGAAACGTATGAGGGGCATCAAGGACCAGTTACTGGAGTCAGTGCGCACGCGGAACAAGCTGGAATAGATTTTTCCCACTTGTTCTTAACATCGTCCATTGATTGGACAATTAAGTTGTGGAGTCTCAAAGAAAATAAACCTCTATACTCTTTCGAACATAATGGCGACTACGTATATGACGTAGCTTGGTCTCCAACTCATCCGGCGCTGTTTGCCGCTGTAGATGACTCAGGAAGATTGGATTTATGGAATCTTAATCAAGACACAGAAGTACCTACCGCCAGTATCATGATTGATGGGTGTCCAGCTCTTAACAGAGTTTCGTGGACTCCAAGTGGTTTACATGTAACTGTAGGTGACGATACTGGAAAAATTTGGGTGTATGACGTTCCTGAG CATTTAGCGCATCCAAGAATTGATGAgtggaataaatttttatatacgCAACAAGAGTTGAGGAACAACAAAGCAGATGAAGAGTTACATAAACTTAATCTTAGGGACCAGCGGCCTTAA
- the Sw gene encoding cytoplasmic dynein 1 intermediate chain short wing isoform X30 translates to MMSDRKAELERKKAKLQAIREEKERRKREKEMKDVEEATVRAAGTDKDHRKELDAMLSSLGVAPVSDVLSSLSSMNSLTPEQSANATPDASLQPSSINSAQSSAGRRKNRELTIVSVAHTNIPPKEPVLYNKQTQTIQTTHTSHDGYFEIDWWRPRKDEYNLNPGLEWEDEFAAEDEENSLPHMDGFQSKLPPGILPHGLPQVKEVQPAVTQVEQEKEKEIPKEVRELSEEEKQMIILSEDFQRFFDRTSRIVERALGESVDIYTDYAGNMDGEDGMDEKSHQRLWLNRSFFCDRWSRNRCVTSMDWSPQFPELLVASYNNNDDIPNDPDGVCLVWNTKFKKTTPEFIFHCQSPVLSVTFAKFHPNLILGGTYSGQIVLWDNRVQKRTPIQRTPLSANAHTHPVYCLNVVGAQNAHNLISISTDGKMCSWSLDMLSQPQERLELTTKQSKPIASTCLAFPQGDVNNFVVGSEEGTVYSACRHGTKAGVLETYEGHQGPVTGVSAHAEQAGIDFSHLFLTSSIDWTIKLWSLKENKPLYSFEHNGDYVYDVAWSPTHPALFAAVDDSGRLDLWNLNQDTEVPTASIMIDGCPALNRVSWTPSGLHVTVGDDTGKIWVYDVPEHLAHPRIDEWNKFLYTQQELRNNKADEELHKLNLRDQRP, encoded by the exons ATGATGTCGGATCGAAAAGCTGAACTGGAAAGGAAGAAGGCGAAGCTTCAAGCTATTAGAGAAGAAAAGGAGAGACGCAAGAGAGAAAAGGAAATGAAagat GTTGAGGAAGCTACGGTTCGTGCTGCTGGAACGGATAAAGATCACCGCAAGGAACTGGATGCTATGCTATCATCATTAGGTGTAGCTCCAGTGTCAG ATGTATTATCCAGTTTATCTAGTATGAATTCACTAACTCCAGAACAAAGCGCTAATGCTACTCCTGATGCTAGCTTACAACCATCTAGTATAAATTCTGCTCAAAG CAGTGCAGGAAGGAGAAAAAACCGTGAACTTACTATTGTCTCTGTGGCACATACTAATATTCCACCAAAGGAACCAGTGCTCTATAACAAACAAACTCAAACAATTCAGACAACGCACACATCTCATGACG GCTACTTTGAGATTGACTGGTGGCGTCCCAGGAAAG ACGAGTACAATCTAAATCCTGGTTTAGAATGGGAAGACGAATTCGCAG CTGAAGATGAAGAGAACAGTTTGCCGCATATGGATGGTTTCCAAAGTAAGCTTCCACCTGGGATTCTTCCGCATGGTTTGCCACAAGTGAAAGAAGTGCAGCCCGCCGTTACGCAAGtggagcaagaaaaagaaaaagagattcCTAAAGAAG TACGAGAACTTAGTGAAGAGGAGAAACAAATGATTATATTGTCCGAAGATTTCCAACGATTTTTTGATCGCACTAGTCGTATTGTAGAAAGGGCATTAGGCGAATCAGTCGACATTTATACGGATTATGCTGGAAATATGGATGGAGAGGATGGAAT GGATGAGAAAAGCCACCAGCGTTTATGGTTGAATCGATCGTTCTTTTGTGATCGATGGTCTCGTAATCGATGTGTAACATCAATGGATTGGTCACCTCAATTTCCAGAACTCCTCGTAGCCTCTTACAACAATAACGACGATATTCCGAATGATCCAGATGGAGTTTGTTTAGTTTGGAATACAAAGTTCAAGAAAACAACGCcagaatttatttttcattgtcagTCCCCAGTTTTATCGGTCACGTTTGCTAAATTTCATCCGAATCTAATCTTAGGAGGAACTTATTCCGGACAAATTGTCCTCTGGGATAATCGAGTGCAAAAGAGAACCCCTATTCAACGAACTCCGCTATCGGCAAATGCGCACACA CATCCCGTGTATTGCTTAAACGTTGTTGGAGCACAAAACGCACACAACTTGATAAGCATTTCAACTGATGGAAAAATGTGTTCCTGGAGTTTAGATATGTTATCGCAACCTCAAGAAAGACTTGAATTGACAACTAAACAGTCAAAACCCATCGCTTCTACTTGTTTAGCATTTCCACAAGGTGATGTTAATAATTTCGTTGTAGGCAGTGAAGAAGGAACTGTTTACTCAG CTTGTCGTCATGGCACGAAAGCGGGAGTACTAGAAACGTATGAGGGGCATCAAGGACCAGTTACTGGAGTCAGTGCGCACGCGGAACAAGCTGGAATAGATTTTTCCCACTTGTTCTTAACATCGTCCATTGATTGGACAATTAAGTTGTGGAGTCTCAAAGAAAATAAACCTCTATACTCTTTCGAACATAATGGCGACTACGTATATGACGTAGCTTGGTCTCCAACTCATCCGGCGCTGTTTGCCGCTGTAGATGACTCAGGAAGATTGGATTTATGGAATCTTAATCAAGACACAGAAGTACCTACCGCCAGTATCATGATTGATGGGTGTCCAGCTCTTAACAGAGTTTCGTGGACTCCAAGTGGTTTACATGTAACTGTAGGTGACGATACTGGAAAAATTTGGGTGTATGACGTTCCTGAG CATTTAGCGCATCCAAGAATTGATGAgtggaataaatttttatatacgCAACAAGAGTTGAGGAACAACAAAGCAGATGAAGAGTTACATAAACTTAATCTTAGGGACCAGCGGCCTTAA